The stretch of DNA CTCGCCCGGGACCAGCGCCAGTACGACTCGTACGTTCGCGCCGACGAGAACCGGGAGACGATGCGGGAGACGCTCGCAGCCCACGCTGCAAGCGGCGGACTACTCGTCGCCCGCGACGACGGCGCTCTCGTCGGGTTCGTTTCGTTCTCGATCGAACGCGGAACCATCGAACTCGACGCCACTCGAGGAACGCTCTCGAACCTGTACGTCGAGCCAGCCTACCGCGAGCACGGCGTCGGTACCGCCTTGCTCGAGCGAGCGGAAGCTACGCTCGCGGAGCAAGACGTCGACGTGATGATCCTCGAGGTGATGAGCGACAACGAGACCGCGCGCCGGTTCTACCGTGACCGTGGCTACGAGACGTTTCGCGTGACGATGGAGCGGTCGCTCGAGGATCGGTCGCAAAACGATACACACTCAAAGGAGGAGACGTAACTCACGGACGGCGCCAGGGGAGCATGGGCGGTTCATGCACTCGACTTGTAATCGAGACTTCCGGGGTTCAAATCCCCGCCCTGGCTTTCTGTCGCGAACAAATTCGTGAGCGACGACGCCAGATGGGATTTGAATCAGAGAGCAGCTTTGCTGCGACCGTGGTTCATAATCCTCGCCCTGGCTTGCTGTAACGAACGAATTCCGTGAGCGACGGTGCTAGCTGGGATTTGAATCAGAGAGCAGCTTTGCTGCGACCGTGGTTCATAATCCCCGCCCTGGCTTGCTGTAACGAACGAATTCCGTGAGCGACGGAGCTAGCTGGATTCGAATCAGCAAGCGGCTTCGCTACGAACGTAGTTCGGCTCCCGTACTTTTGACGTCGGTCCTCACCGCCGAACGGCCTGCGTTAGAGGTTCGTCGCGTCGTGTGGCACCGAGACCACCGGACAGTCGGCGTTCAACAGGAGTGATTGACTAACGCTGCCGAACAGCGCCTGTCCCAGTGCTCGCCGCTTCCGGCCGCTGACGACGATGTATTCGGCGTCGTGTTCGTCGGCGTAGGCCCTGATGACTTCGGCTGGCTCGCCGACCAGTCCGACGGCTTCGAACTCCTCGAGTCCCGGCACCTGGTTCGCGGCGTTCGTCGCGACTTCGGCTGCGTTCCGTTGAACGTTCTCGACGATTTCGTTGACGGCTCCTGCCTCTCGTGTTCGGAGTGCTTCTTCGGAGACGTCGGTGAAGTCGACGGTCGGGTCGCCGACGTGGACGACGTGTAACTCCGCGTCGTACCGGTCGGCCAGCTCCGCTGCCCGCGTGACGACCGTCACTGCCCGGTCCGATCGGTCGACTGCTGCGACGATTAGCATACTCGTTGTATCCGATCGTTCGGTATTATACTGGCGGGTGTGCCGATCCAGGCACCGCCCGATCGGTCCGAACCGAGACCCGCCGTTGGCTACCGAACCCCTGTTCCGTCGAATTCCGGCTTTCCAAGGGCCGCCTGAACGCCGAATACGACTACCTGAACAGTTACATCCATCTTAAATATAACAATATTAGCCATGTATTCTAAAACAA from Natronobacterium texcoconense encodes:
- a CDS encoding GNAT family N-acetyltransferase, coding for MAAPTIEIEPATADEIDAVTKLWVRLARDQRQYDSYVRADENRETMRETLAAHAASGGLLVARDDGALVGFVSFSIERGTIELDATRGTLSNLYVEPAYREHGVGTALLERAEATLAEQDVDVMILEVMSDNETARRFYRDRGYETFRVTMERSLEDRSQNDTHSKEET
- a CDS encoding universal stress protein, which encodes MLIVAAVDRSDRAVTVVTRAAELADRYDAELHVVHVGDPTVDFTDVSEEALRTREAGAVNEIVENVQRNAAEVATNAANQVPGLEEFEAVGLVGEPAEVIRAYADEHDAEYIVVSGRKRRALGQALFGSVSQSLLLNADCPVVSVPHDATNL